The genomic stretch GAAACGGCTCCTGATCGCGGGCACGGTGATGGGGCTCGGCGTCGCGGCCATGCACTACATGGGCATGTATGCGATGCGCATGCATCCCGGCATCGATTACGACCCCGTCCGTCTCGCGCTGTCCATCGGGATCGCCGTCGTCGCCTCGATCGCGGCGCTCTGGCTCGCCTTTCATCTGCGCGAATCTTCCGGGCGTCATATCGCGCCCAAGCGTCTCGGTGCCGCGGCGATCATGGCGTTCGCGATCGCGGGCATGCACTACACGGGCATGAGCGCGGCCAATTTCGCTGCCGCGAGTCTCTGCGAAGGCACGCACAAGGTCGACGGCCACGCGCTCGCGCTGGTGGTCGCCATCATCTCCGCGCTGCTGCTGTTCGGCACCTTGCTGCTGCTCGGCGCGCAGACGAGCCGGCTTTCGGCGTCGCTCAGCAAGGCGGCCGACACGATCCAGCATCTCGGCACGCACGACGCGCTCACCAACCTGCCGAACCGCGCCAAGCTGATGGCGTCCGCGAAGGAACTGCTCGCCCGAAACGCACAGCTGGGGCAAACGTTAGCGGTCCTCTTCATCGACCTCGACGGCTTCAAGGCCATCAACGATTCGCTCGGCCACAAGATCGGCGACGATCTGCTGCGCCAGGCCTCCGCTCGTTTGTGCGCGTGCGCGCGCGAAGGCGATATCGTGGCGCGACTGGGCGGCGACGAATTCGTGATCGTCGCGACCCATCTCGCCGACGCCGCCGTGGCCGAGAATGTCGCCCGCGACGTGCTGATGAGTCTCTCCGCCGAATTCATGCTCGACGCGGCGCTGCCGGTGCGGATTGGCGCGAGCATTGGCATCTCGATCGCGAGCGGCGCGCAGGCCTCGCTCGACACCTTGCTCTCGCACGCCGATTGCGCGATGTACACGGCGAAACGTTGCGGACGCAACACGTTCCGCCGCTTCGAGGAGAGCATGAATCAGACCACGCTGCGCGCGTTGCAGATTCAGCGCGATCTGCATCAGGCGCTGCGCAACGAGACGTTCGATCTGGTGTTCCAGCCCAAATTCACGGTGGAAGGCAACACGATGACGGGCGCCGAAGCGCTGCTGCGCTGGCGCCATCCCACGCTCGGCGACGTGCCGCCGCTCGAATTCATTCCCGTGGCGGAACGCTCGGGGCTAATGGTGGCGATCGGCGACTGGGTGGTGCGCGAGGTGTGCCAGCACATCGTGAAGTGGGATCAAGAGGGCTACGCGAGCGTGCCCATCTCGATCAATCTTTCGCCGATGCAATTCACGACGCCGGGCCTCGCCGCGCGCATCGACGAAATCGTGCTCGCGGCCGGCGTGCCGCCGCAACGGCTGATGTTCGAGATCACCGAGGAAACGGCCATGCAGGACGTGGAGCACACGAGCCGCGTGATCGCCTCGTTGCGCGGACGCGGTTACGCGGTCGCGCTCGACGACTTCGGGCGCGTGTTCTCGAGCCTTGGCCATCTGCAGGATTTTCACGTCGATCAGATCAAGGTCGACCGCTCGTTCGTGAACGATCTCGACAACGCCTCGTCGCGCAGTTCCGCGCTGCTCTCGGCCGTGGTCGCGCTCGCGCGCGTGCTCAGCATCGAAGTGGTGGCCGAGGGCGTGGAGACCGTCGCGCAATCGCTCAAACTGCTTGCGCTCGACTGCGATCAGATGCAGGGCTTTCTCTGCGGCTTGCCGCTCTCGGAGCGCGAGTTTCAGAGCGCGATGTCGGGGTCGATGCGGGTCAGTGCGTAGCCCCCGGCGTGCCGGGCGGCGTGGTGCGTTTCGCGACCCATTGCGCGAGCCAGCACACGCCGAGACTGAGGCCGCCGACCACGCCGCCGAACGAGCCCACCCACGAGAGACCGAGGCCGTGCGCGATGTGGTTGCCGAGCAGCGCGCCCGCGCCGATACCCACGTTGTAGAGCCCGGAAAACAACGACACGGCCAGGTCGGTCGCGTCGGGCGCGAGATGCAGCACCTGGGCCTGCATGGCGAGGCCGAAGCAGATGATCGCGCCGCCCCACACGAGAATATGCACGGCCAGCGTGCCGATGGTGAGCGCGCACGGGAACAGCACGAGCAGACACGCGGCGACCGTGCCCACGGCGCGCAGCAGGAATTTGTCGGGCTCGCGCGCGTAGTAGCGGTTGAAGCAGTACGCCGCGGGAATGCCGGCCACGCCGAACAGCACGAGCAGGAACGTGATGCGGTCGCTGGTGGCGCCGTCGACCTGATGCACGAACGGTTCGAGATACGTATACGCCGCGAAGTGCGCGGTTACCGTGAGGATCGTCACGGCGTAGGTGAGCATCAGCACGGGGTTCTTCAGCAGGCCGGGCAGGCTGCGTAGCGAACCGGTGCGCTCGCTCGGCAGCGCGGGCAACGTGAGCCACACCACGAACGCGGCCAGCGCCGCGACGCCCGCGATGATGAGAAACGTTTCGCGCCAGCCGAATGCTTCGCCGATCACCCTGCCGAGCGGAATGCCCGCGACCATCGCCACGGACGTGCCGATAGCCAGCATGCCGAGCGCGCGGCTCTTGTTTTCCGCCGACGCGAGCCGCACGACCAGCGACACCGAAATCGACCAGAAAATGGCATGCGCGAATGCAATGCCCATGCGGCCGAGCACGAGAATCGCGAAGTTGGGCGCGACCCCGGTGACGATATGACTCGCGATGAACAGCACGAAGATGCGCACCAGCAGCGTGCGCCGCTCGACGTTGCGCGTGAGCAGCGTGAGCGGCAGCGACGCGACGGCCACGGTCCACGCGTAGATCGTCATCATGAGCCCGACGTCGGTGGGCTGCATGTCGAGACTCACGCCGATCGCGCTGAGCAGGCCCACCGGCACGAACTCGGTCGTGTTGAAGATGAACGCCGAAAACGTCAGCGCGAGCACGCCCCACCAGGGGCGCTTGAAATACGAAAGATCGGAAGAAGGCATGGGGACCCGGTTGATGCGCGTACGTTCGCACATCATAACCAGGCATAACCAGGGGGATTTTTTCGTTGCTTCAATGGGCGCACGCGCGGCCAGCGCACGCCGCGCCGTACCTCGCCACCCGGCCCGGTCACGCCGGAGCCTGCGTTAAGATACGCCACGCCCGCGCGCCTTGCGGCCGGGCGCTTCACGAACCTCATCGTATGCGCATCGATCCCTACAGCCTCGAACTGTTCATCGCCGTCGTGCAGGAAGGGTCGATCGCGCGCGCCGCGAGCCGCAATCACATCGCGCCTTCGGCGCTCAGCCGCCGTCTCGCCGATCTCGAAGCCGCCGTGGGCTTGCCGCTGCTGATTCGCTCGCACGGCGGCGTCGCGCTGACCGACGCGGGCCGCCAGGCGTTCGCGCGCGCGCAAACGCTGCACGACCAGTTGCAGAGCTTCGCGCGCGAGGTGCAGTCGCAAAGCGGCGAGATCGCGGGCGTCGTGCGTCTCTATGCGAATGCGTCGGCGATCGTCGGTTTCCTGCCGGAGCGGCTGCGCGCGTTTCAGGCCGCGTATCCGCTCGTGCAGATCGCGTTGACCGAGCAGATCAGCGACGAAGTCGTGCGCGCGTGCGTGGACGACCGCGCCGACGTGGGCGTTTCGGCCAGCGCGGCCGCGCCCGCCGGGCTCGACACGTGGCACTTCGCAAACGATCCGTTGATCGTGGTGCTGCCGCCCGACCACGAACTCGTTGCCAGCGAGGCGCCCACCTTCGCCGAAGTGCTGCGCTTTCCGCTCGTGGCGGTGCAGGCGGGCGGGGCGCTCGACCGGACGCTCAAGGAACGCGCCGACGCCGCGCAGTTGCCGCTCGACGTGAGCGTGACCGTCAACAGCTTCGACGCGCAATGCCGCATGGTCGAGGCGGGTCTCGGCATCGGCATCGTGCCGATCAGCGCGGCTTCGGCGTTCGCGGGCTCGCGCGGCTTCGTGCGGCGGCCGCTCAAGGAAGCCTGGGCGGAAACGCGCGCGCTGCGCGTGCATGCGCTGCGCAAGTCGTCGCGGCTCAAAGCGGTGCAGGCGCTGATCGACGCGTTGATTGCGCCGTGAGCGCGCGTTCGTCGACATGAAAACGCCCCAGGGTTAGCCCGGACATCGCCATCCGCGATGCCCCCTTTGCCAATCGAGCACTTCGCCGCGCGCGCGTGGGGCGTCTAGATTGCGCACAAGGAGAAGAAGTATGGCCACCCCGCATACCGCCCTCGATCTGGGCGGCCGCATCCTGTTTCTGTGCAGGGACGCGGCGCAGATCGACCGTCAACTCGCTGGCGAAACGCTCGCCAACGTCGCGCCCGACGCATTGCGCGACGACGTCTCCACCGACGAAATCACGCCGATGAGCGTGCTCACGCGCTTCGACGAACGCCTTGGCCGCGTGCCCTACGTGGGCCTGCGCGTGGACGGCCGCAACCCTGTCGGCATCGACGCCGTGCGTGGCGGCGGGTTTTGCGTGACGGTCGCGGGCAATCGCTACGGCAAGGGCTCGTCGCGCGAGCATAGTCCGCTCGCCGAATTCAGCGCGGGCATCCGGCTCGTGATCGCGCGAAGCTTCGAGCGCATCTATCGGCAAAACGCCGACAACCTCGGCTTGTTCACCTCGACGGATTTCGGGCTGATCGAGCGCATCCAGCGCGGCGAGCCGATTTTCATCGACGAACTCGTGGCCTCGCGCGACAGCGTCGCGGCCGAGATCCTGCGCAGCGGCGGCCTGCTGCGCTACGGCGCGCGGCATAGGCGCGAGATTGGCGCGACGCCGGTTCCTGTCGACGAAAAACCGCGCGCAACGCAGGACGAAACGCCGAACGCAGCGCAGGACGAAACGCCGAACGACAACCCGCGCACGCTGGCGCAGAAGATTCTGGAGCGCCACGCGCTGCGCGTCGCGGGCACGAGCGACACGCTCACGCCCGGCGCGGGCGTATTCGTGCGCGCCGACTGGCGCTTTATCCACGAGTACTACACCGGCATGGCGACGCATATGCTGCACGCCGCGTTCGGCCGGCCGCTCGCGCTGCGCGAGCCGCACTCCATCCTCGCGTTCGAGGATCATCTCTCGTATGCGCACAAGAGCGAACTGCACCTGCGCAACGGCCTGATGCCCGACGTGCGCGAACTCTCGGCGGCGCACCGCGCGTTCGTGAGCGACTACGGCATTCGCAATCACGGCTATCTGAATCAGCTGAGCGAGCTTCATTCGAGCGAGAACGGCGGCGCGCCTTCCGCCGACGAAGGCTCCGAAGGCATTTCGCACGCGATGATGGCGGAGCGCTACGCGCTGCCGGGGCAAGTGGTGGTGGGCACGGACTCGCACACGCCGCACAGCGGCGCGCTCGGTTGTGTCGCGTTCGGCGTGGGCACGACCGACATGGCGAACGCGTTCGTCACGGGCGCGGTGCGCATGACGGTGCCGCAGTCGCTGCTGATCCGCTTCGACGGGCCGCTGGCGCCCGGCGTGACGGCCAAGGATCTCGTGCTGCATCTGCTCGCCGACGCGCGCATTCGCGCGGGTCTCGGCGTGGGCAAGGTGTTCGAGTTCGCCGGTTCGGCTATCGCGCGCCTCTCCACCGACGAGCGCGCCACGCTCACCAACATGGTCGCGGAACTGGGCGGCTTCACGGGCCTCGTGGCACCCGACGCGGAAACCGTGCGCTTCCTGAAGGCGCGGCGCGGCATCGACTTCACGCTCGAAGCGTGGATGCGCAGCGATCCCGGCGCGACCTACGCCGACATCATCGACATCGACTGCACCGGTATCACGCCGATGCTCGCGGCGCCCGGCGACCCCGGCAACGGCGTGGCGCTGCGGGATCTCGCGGAGCGTCCGCGCATCGACATCGCCTATGGCGGTTCGTGCACGGCGGGCAAGCGCGAGGACTTCGATCACTATCACGAAGTGCTCGCATGGGCCGCCGCGCGCGGCTTGCGCGTGCCCGAGGGCGTCACGCTGTATCTCCAGTTCGGCACCTCGGACGTGCGCGACTACTGCGCCACGCAGGGCTATCTCGCGGCATTCGAACAGGTGGGCGCCGTCATGCTGCAACCGTCTTGCGGCGCGTGCGCGAACTGCGGGCCGGGTGCTTCGACCGAAGCGGGGCAGGTCACGATCAGCGCGATCAACCGCAATTTCCCGGGCCGTTCCGGGCCGGGCCAGGTGTGGCTCGCGAGTCCGCCGACCGTGGCGGCGAGCGCGCTGGCGGGCGCGATTGCGTCGTTTGCCGAATTGCAGGCGCGCCATCGTTGAAATTCGAGCAAAATAGCGGGCTTTGCGCGCGCAACGAATTCGATCGACATTGATCGAGCGCGGCACTTCACCGCAACGAAGTTTCAGGAGACAAGCATGGCCTCATTCGAGGTGCCGGGCGCGGCGAATGGGCGCCACGATTCCGCCACGGCGGCCGTCGCCATGGCGCCCGCCGCGCTGGCGGCGCAAGGCAAGGGCGCGATTGCCGCGCGCCTCGACCGGTTGCCCGCCACGCGCGCGGTCTGGAAACTGGTGCTGCTCCTGAGTCTCGGGTTCTTCTTCGAGCTGTACGACCTGCTGTACACCGGTTACGTCGCGCCGGGCCTCGTGAAAAGCGGCATTCTCACGCCAACCACGCCGGGCCTGTTCGGCACCGCGGGCGTCGCGAGCTTCATCGCCGCGCTCTTCAGCGGACTCTTTCTCGGCACCATCGCGTGCGGCTTTCTCGCCGACCGCTTCGGCCGCCGCTCGATCTTCACGTGGTCGCTGCTCTGGTACGTGGCCGCCAATACGGTGATGGCGTTCCAGGACACGGCCACGGGCCTGAACTTCTGGCGCTTCGTCTCGGGCATGGGGATCGGCGTGGAACTGGTCACCATCGGCACCTATCTCTCCGAACTCGCGCCCAGGCACCTGCGCGGCCGCGCGTTCGCGGTGTGCCAGACGATCGGCTTTTCGGCGGTGCCGGTGGCCGCGTGGCTCGCCTACCGGCTCGTGCCCAGCGCGCCGTATGGCCTCGACGGCTGGCGCTGGGTCGTGCTGCTCGGCGGCGTGAGCGCGCTGTTCGTCTGGTATTTCCGCCGCAATCTGCCGGAAAGCCCGCGTTGGCTGGCGGGCCAGGGCCGCGTGGCGGAAGCCGACGCCGTGCTCGCGCGCCTCGAGGCGCAGGTCGAGCGCGAATACGGCCAGCCGCTGCCCGCGCCGGCCGCCGCCGAACCCGTGGTGGAGAAGGCCGGTTTCGCCGAGATGTGGAAGCCGCCGTACCGCAAGCGCACGATCATGCTCGTGATCTTCCACGTGTTCCAGACCATCGGCTTTTTCGGCTTTGCGAACTGGGTGCCCACGCTGCTCGTGAAGCAAGGCATCTCGGTAACGTCGAGCCTGCTCTACACGACCGTGATCGGCCTCGCGGCGCCGCTCGGCCCGCTGCTCGGCTACTGGATCGCCGACCGTTTCGAGCGCAAGCATGTGATCGTGTTCATGTCGGCGGTGAATATCGTGGCGGGGCTCGTGTTCAGCCAGGTGAGCTCCGCGGGGGCGATCGTCGTGCTGGGCGTGGTGCTCACGCTCGCGGGCAACATCATCTCGTTCAGCTATCACACCTATCAGCAGGAGTTGTATCCCACGGCCATTCGCGCGCGCGCCGTGGGCTTCGTGTATTCGTGGAGCCGGCTCTCGGCCGTGTTCAGCTCGTTCGTGATCGCGTTCACGCTGCGCGAGTTCGGCGTGACCGGCGTATTCGTGTTCATTGCCGGGGCGATGGCGCTCGTGATCGTCGCAATCGGCGTGATGGGCCCGCGCACGCTCGGCAAGTCGCTGGAGAGCATTTCGCACTGACTCCGGCGCGAAGCCGCGCGCACGGGCGCGCCGGGACGAAAGCGCGCACGCGCGGCGGAGCACGTTCAAGGCGGTGTCACGGAATTGTCACGATAATCACGCGAAGATGTGGCCCCACCGCTCCTTCCCGAGATCGACGGAATTCCGATGAAACAGCCCGACGCGCCGCACGACCGCCCCGACACGCAAGACGAAACCCCCGAAACCGCCAGCCACGCGGACCAGCCCAAAGCGCCCGCTCGCCCGGGCCGCCGCCGCTTCATGGGCGGCGCCGCGGCGATGGCGGTGGGCGCGGGCCTCGCGGGCTGCGCCTCGCCGCAGTCGCGCGAGAGCGCCGTGACGGGCGTGGCCGCCGGGCCGGAATTCGACCGCTCGCTGCGCAGCAAGGTCAAGACGGTGGTGGTGATCTACGCGGAAAACCGCAGCTTCAATAATCTGTTCGGCGACTTTCCCGGCGTGGAGCGTCCGCTTGCGGCCGTGAAGCCCGAGGACTACACGCAGCGCGACCGCGACGGTTCCGTGCTGCCGAAGCTGCCCGCGGTGCCGGGCGGCTGGCTGCTGAAGGATCAAACGGTCGATGGCGTGAGCTACAAGGCCGGCCAGCAATACCAGACGAACTTGCCCAACGCGCCGTTCGCGCTCAAGGGCCCGCACGGCGAAAACCTGCCGCTTTCGCTCGTCACGCACGATCTGTGGCACGTGTTCTATCAGAACCAGATGCAGATCAACGGCGGCAAAAACGACAAGTTCGTGGCATGGGCCGACTCGGCCGGTTTCACGATGGGCCACTACGCGAACACGAGTTACGACTTGCGCATGTGGGACCTCGCGAGCGAATACGTGCTTTGCGACAACTTCTTCCAGGGCGCTTTCGGCGGCTCGTTTCTCAATCACCAGTATCTGATCGCGGCCACGCCGCCCGTGTATGCGGACCCGGCCGGGAGCATCGCGAAGTTCCAGATCGCGACCACGGTGAGCGGCCGCCCCGACGACCCCAATCTCAAGCCGCTCGAGGTCTCGCCCAGGAGCGCGATGGAAGGCATTCCGAAGTTCGGCCCGAGCGCGCTCACGCCGCCCGAAACGCTCGCCAGCGGCCGCACGGTGAGCTACGCCGTCAACACGATGATGCCGCCGTTCGCGCCCACGATCTATCCGCTCAAGGCCGACGGCGTGGTCGACTTCACGCTCGACAGCAACGCCATGGCGGTGCCGCCGCAAACGCACGAGCACATCGGCGACAAGCTCGACAAGCGCGGCGTCGGCTGGGCGTGGTACGCGGGCGCGTTCCAGCAGACGCTGGAGATGCACGGCAAGAACCTCACCGACGGCACGCCCGTCATTCCGAACTTCCAGTACCACCATCAGCCGTTCAACTACTTCGCGAACCTGGGTCCCGGCACGGCGTCGCGCGCGCAACACTTGCGCGACGGCGGTCTCGGCGACGACGAAAGCACCAACCGCTTTCTCGCCGACGCGCGCGCGGGCCGCCTGCCGGCCGTCACGTTCTACAAGCCGCAGGGCAATCTCAACATGCACGCTGGTTATGCCGACGTCGCTTCCGGCGACCGCCATATCGTGCACGCGGTGAAGGCGCTGCGCGCGAGCCCGCAGTGGGAGAACATGGTCGTGGTGATCACCGTCGACGAAAACGGCGGCTGGTGGGATCACGTCGCGCCGCCCAAGGGCGACCGCTGGGGTCCGGGCACGCGCGTGCCGGCCATCGTGGTCTCGCCGTTCGCGAAGAAGGGTTACGTCGACCACACGATCTACGATACGGCGTCGATCCTGCGCCTCGTCACGCGCGTCTACGACCTCGAACCGCTCGACGGTGTGCGCTCGCGCGACGAAGCGATGCGCGCACGCGGCCAGGCGCCCATGGGCGATCTGACCAACGCGCTCAATCTCGCTTGAGGCAGGGGAGTACGCGCGGCGTGGGCGCGCTCGAGCGCCTTTAAGCGCCCTTGATCGCCGCGCGTTCCGTTTCGAGCAGCCCGGCGAGCAATTCGCGGAACCAGCGATTGCCGTCGTCGCCGTCGTAGAGTTCGTGCCAGTGGATGGTCGACTCGAAACTCGGAAACTCCACCGGCAGCGGGTAAATCGCGAAATGGCCGCCGGCGTTGTAAAAGTCGGCCACGCCGCGCGGCAGCGTCACCATCCAGTCGGTGCGGCGCAGAATTTCCGGGCACACGTTGAAATGCGACACGCGCAGCGCGATTCGCCGGTGCAGCCGCGCGAGCCGCAGCGATTCCTCGATCAGCACATGGCTGCGATCGAGCGATGCCACCGCCACATGCGACATCTCCAAAAATTGCGCCGCCGAGATTTTGCGCGCCGGCAATCCCGGCCGTTTACGCGTCATGCACGCGTATTCCTCGTGAAATAACAGCGCATATTCGGTCGTTGCCTTCAGCGAAGGCAGATTGCCGATGGCGAAGTCGAGTTGGCCGAGCCGCATGTGTTCTTCGATGTCAGTGAGCAGCACGGCTTCGGCGGAAATCCGCACGCCCGGTGCGAGCCGCTGGAGCTGTTCGCAAATGGCCGGCAGAAACACCTGTTCGCCGACATCGGACATCGACACGCGAAATTCCCGCGTGCTCGTGGCGGGATTGAACGGCTCGCCGTGCCGCAACGCCTCGCGCGCCGCGGCCAACGCCCGGCCCACGGGATCCTTGAGCCGTTGCGCGACGGACGTGGGCAGCATGCCTTCGGGCGTGCGCACGAAGAGGGGATCGTCGAACAGCGAGCGCAGGCGGCCCAATGCGTAGCTCGTGGCGGGTTGCGAAAGGCCGAGCCGTTTGCCCGCCTGCGTGAGGCTGCGCTCTTCGAGCACGGCCTGAAACACACGCAGCAGGTTCAGGTCGACCTTGTTGAAATCCGTCATTGCCGCCACTCGCTCGCTCGTGCATTGGGACGGCAAGTATAAGGCGGCGCGCTGCGCGTGCGGCCAGGCCGCCAATAAAACTTAAAGGAACCTTAAAGCGATTGGTCCGTCTTTTAAGGAAATAAATTATCAGATCATTACGAATTTCCAACGCGTTTATTCGAAGGTGGAAATGATTTGATTAAAAATGAGACTTAAATGAGTATTGCGAATACTTTAAATCGCTGTAAATTTTTCTCTGTCGTTTTAAAGCAGGCAATAAATCCCGTTTCAGAATTTATTTCTTACATTTGAAACATCAGATTTAAGTGGGTCCCGACTTAAGATCTAATTCACCACGCATATATCGGGACAGCGAATATGAAGAAAAAGATTCTGTCTGTACGGGGTCGTTCACTCCGCTTCGTCACGCTCGCGCCAGCGGGCGCGCCACGTCACGTCCTGGCGCCGCCCAGCGCCTGACGAAGCCATCCCAGCTTCGCGTTTTCACGCGACGAACCCAGGTTCGGCGCCGGTCCAACTCGTTTCGAGAGAACCAACTTGCCTCTTCGCACGCCACGCCGCCGCCTGCCGCGCGCGGCAAAATCGCCCGTTCTGTCCACGCTTCTCGTTGCGCTCGCTCTCACGTCGGCGAGTGCGTTCCCGGCTGTCGCCCACGCGGCGTCAGCGGCTGCGGCCGCGCCCGCTTCTTCGTCCGTTGCGGACACCACCAGCGCAAGTCCGGCCGCGAGCGCGGCGGCCAATGCCGATAACGCCAGCGGCGCCAACGGCTTCGCGCAACTGAACCGCAGCGTGAGCGTCACGCGCACGGTCACGCTGCGCGAACTCGGCCTGCTCTCGGCCGTCACGCTCACCGCGCCCGACACGCGCCGCGAGTTCTTCCTGCCCGTGCCCGCCGACGTGCCGATCCACAACGCCACGCTGCAATTCGACGGCGGCTACGTGCGCGGCGACGGCGGCCGCACCACGCTGCTGGTGTCGCTCGACGGCTCGCCGGTGGCGGCGCGCGCGCTCGACAAGGCCGACGGCGGCGTGAATGTGAATCTCGGCGTGGACGGCGCGCCGCGTTCGGTCGGCTTCGTGCGCCTCGGGCTCGGTTACGCCTCGGTGATCAGCGACAACGTGTGTACCGATCAAACGGCGATCGGCAACGTGCTGCGCGTCGATCCCTCCACGCGCCTCAGCTACAACTTCGATCCCGCCGACGTGCGCGACCTGCGCACCGCGTGGAGCGCGCTGCCGTACGCGCCCATGATGACGATCGCGGGCACGCACCTGAGCGAAGCGTCGCTCGACACCGCATGGCGCACCGACGCGCTGCTGCAACGCGACGGCAAGCGCCCCGTGACCCAGGCGATGCCCGCCGTGGGCGCGACGGTCGATCTGCGCGACGTGAACGTGCCGGCTTCGCTGCGCGCGATTCCGGCCTTCAACGCGCTCGCCGCGGCCGCGAGCGGCGCGAACGCGGGCCACGCCACCGTCGCCGACGCGGCCGAACTTGGCGCGCTGCTCGCGCTCGCGCCGCGCAGCGCCTTCGGCCCCGACGTGCTGGTGGCCGACAACGCCCTGCGCACGACCTTCAACGGCGCGCTCGACGCGCTGCGCACCCAGGTGGCCGCGAGCGCGCCCGCCATGCTCGCGGCCTTCGACGCGTGGCGCACGGGCACCGCGAACCAGATCGCCGGGCCGCTCGCGGCCGGCGAGGCGCGCGTCGCGCATTACGGCGGCCGCGCGGTGATCGTGGTGGGCGACAACGCGGGCGCGGCCGTGCTCGCGCGCGTGTGGCGTCCTATCGACGTGGCGCAGCGCGTGGTCGTGCATCAGATCGCGCCGGGCGCGCACCTGCAGGGCAACGCGATCCTGCTCTCGGATCTCGGCGGCGAGCCGCGCAGCGTGGACGTGCACGACACGGCCTCGTGGGAAGCGAGCTTCGATCTCGCGGCCGCTTCGGGCCAGGGCAAGCTGCCCGACGAAGTCGTGCTCGACCTCGCCGCGTCGCCCACGCTGTCCAACGGCGCGGCATCGGCCACGGTCTATTTCAACGACGTGATGATCGGCGCGAAGCTGCTGAACGTGGATGGCCGCCGCGAGCGCCTCACGCTCAAGGTGCCGCGCTATGCCCTCGCGCGCACCAACAATCTGCGCGTGACGTTCCGCCGGCAGCCCGACGCCGGTTGCCAGGCGCGCCAGTCGTACCCGGTGGCGGTGCTGCCGAGCAGCTATCTGAAGCTCGCGGACGGCACGCCGAGCGCCGACTTCGTGGGCATGGCGGCGCGCTTCGCGTCGGCGGCCACGGTGTATGTGCCGCACGCGTATCTCGACGACGCCGTGCACGCCATTCCGCGCCTCGCCACGCTTACGGGCGCGGCCGGCGTCGCGCCGCTGCCCGCGCGTTTCGAAGTGGTCGCCGCGGGCGCCACCGCGAAGCCGTCCGGCCCGTTCCTCGCCGCCGATGTCGCGCTCGCCGATGAAACCGATCCCGTGCAGTTCTCGGCCGATCACCTGAAGCTGCAATCGCCGAAGGGCGACACGCTGATCGACGTCTCGGGGCTCTCGCGCCTCGGCGTGGTGAGCGTGGGCAAGTCGGGCGACGCGACCGGCATCGTCTATCGCTCGACCGGCAACGCGCCCGTG from Paraburkholderia acidisoli encodes the following:
- the acpA gene encoding acid phosphatase, with amino-acid sequence MKQPDAPHDRPDTQDETPETASHADQPKAPARPGRRRFMGGAAAMAVGAGLAGCASPQSRESAVTGVAAGPEFDRSLRSKVKTVVVIYAENRSFNNLFGDFPGVERPLAAVKPEDYTQRDRDGSVLPKLPAVPGGWLLKDQTVDGVSYKAGQQYQTNLPNAPFALKGPHGENLPLSLVTHDLWHVFYQNQMQINGGKNDKFVAWADSAGFTMGHYANTSYDLRMWDLASEYVLCDNFFQGAFGGSFLNHQYLIAATPPVYADPAGSIAKFQIATTVSGRPDDPNLKPLEVSPRSAMEGIPKFGPSALTPPETLASGRTVSYAVNTMMPPFAPTIYPLKADGVVDFTLDSNAMAVPPQTHEHIGDKLDKRGVGWAWYAGAFQQTLEMHGKNLTDGTPVIPNFQYHHQPFNYFANLGPGTASRAQHLRDGGLGDDESTNRFLADARAGRLPAVTFYKPQGNLNMHAGYADVASGDRHIVHAVKALRASPQWENMVVVITVDENGGWWDHVAPPKGDRWGPGTRVPAIVVSPFAKKGYVDHTIYDTASILRLVTRVYDLEPLDGVRSRDEAMRARGQAPMGDLTNALNLA
- a CDS encoding LysR family transcriptional regulator encodes the protein MTDFNKVDLNLLRVFQAVLEERSLTQAGKRLGLSQPATSYALGRLRSLFDDPLFVRTPEGMLPTSVAQRLKDPVGRALAAAREALRHGEPFNPATSTREFRVSMSDVGEQVFLPAICEQLQRLAPGVRISAEAVLLTDIEEHMRLGQLDFAIGNLPSLKATTEYALLFHEEYACMTRKRPGLPARKISAAQFLEMSHVAVASLDRSHVLIEESLRLARLHRRIALRVSHFNVCPEILRRTDWMVTLPRGVADFYNAGGHFAIYPLPVEFPSFESTIHWHELYDGDDGNRWFRELLAGLLETERAAIKGA
- a CDS encoding cellulose biosynthesis cyclic di-GMP-binding regulatory protein BcsB yields the protein MPLRTPRRRLPRAAKSPVLSTLLVALALTSASAFPAVAHAASAAAAAPASSSVADTTSASPAASAAANADNASGANGFAQLNRSVSVTRTVTLRELGLLSAVTLTAPDTRREFFLPVPADVPIHNATLQFDGGYVRGDGGRTTLLVSLDGSPVAARALDKADGGVNVNLGVDGAPRSVGFVRLGLGYASVISDNVCTDQTAIGNVLRVDPSTRLSYNFDPADVRDLRTAWSALPYAPMMTIAGTHLSEASLDTAWRTDALLQRDGKRPVTQAMPAVGATVDLRDVNVPASLRAIPAFNALAAAASGANAGHATVADAAELGALLALAPRSAFGPDVLVADNALRTTFNGALDALRTQVAASAPAMLAAFDAWRTGTANQIAGPLAAGEARVAHYGGRAVIVVGDNAGAAVLARVWRPIDVAQRVVVHQIAPGAHLQGNAILLSDLGGEPRSVDVHDTASWEASFDLAAASGQGKLPDEVVLDLAASPTLSNGAASATVYFNDVMIGAKLLNVDGRRERLTLKVPRYALARTNNLRVTFRRQPDAGCQARQSYPVAVLPSSYLKLADGTPSADFVGMAARFASAATVYVPHAYLDDAVHAIPRLATLTGAAGVAPLPARFEVVAAGATAKPSGPFLAADVALADETDPVQFSADHLKLQSPKGDTLIDVSGLSRLGVVSVGKSGDATGIVYRSTGNAPVLTDKLQLSRGNVAVVDATGVLQRFDTAHPDDLAATGDDSTQWVTRHWARWGIPFVLVILLIVLIVVAQIARKRKKAQSSEERRAAAQQPPQSPQSPSSSQTSNDGTPRDRQ